In Deltaproteobacteria bacterium, a genomic segment contains:
- a CDS encoding MlaE family lipid ABC transporter permease subunit, with product MNASEKQFVQFRSEISGDDGVKLIIAGRLDSTTTGTVWRDAMQVLARGKAATVIVDASGVEYCDGAGIALLIHLRHQQSARGGQLEIHGLHSEFQELLHDITGGQTLATSVPIEKDQRFAEQLGQAVVELLQDIRVVISFVGELFLAMAHAARHPRRVRWLDTLKIAEALGVDALPIILLIGFLMGLIMAFQAAIPLGQFGAQIFVANLIGLAILRELGPLMTAIVLAGRSGSAFAAEIGTKKVREEIDALKTMGLEPVRFLVVPRVIAALVMTPLLTVFADLVGLMGGAVVLLSLGFPLITFFHQLQSAVSYGSPVGGLVKSFFFGILVAAIGCLRGLQTKNGASAVGESTTRAVVSAIVLIVITDGIFSVIYYYLWV from the coding sequence ATGAATGCATCGGAAAAACAGTTCGTCCAATTCCGTTCGGAGATCTCCGGCGACGATGGGGTTAAGTTGATAATCGCCGGCCGCCTCGATTCGACCACCACCGGCACCGTCTGGCGCGACGCCATGCAAGTGCTCGCCCGCGGCAAAGCCGCGACGGTCATCGTCGATGCCTCGGGCGTCGAATACTGCGATGGCGCTGGCATCGCGCTATTGATTCACCTGCGTCATCAGCAAAGCGCCCGGGGCGGTCAGCTGGAAATTCACGGCTTGCACTCGGAGTTCCAAGAACTGCTGCACGACATCACCGGCGGTCAAACGTTGGCGACGAGTGTTCCGATTGAAAAAGACCAACGCTTTGCCGAGCAGCTCGGCCAGGCGGTGGTCGAATTATTACAAGACATTCGCGTGGTGATCAGTTTTGTCGGCGAACTGTTTCTCGCCATGGCGCATGCCGCGCGTCATCCGCGCCGGGTGCGCTGGCTCGATACGCTCAAGATCGCCGAGGCGCTGGGCGTCGATGCGCTGCCGATTATTCTCTTAATCGGTTTTCTCATGGGTTTGATCATGGCATTCCAAGCAGCGATTCCGTTGGGCCAATTCGGCGCGCAGATTTTCGTCGCGAACTTGATCGGCCTGGCGATCCTGCGCGAGCTCGGCCCGTTGATGACCGCGATTGTTTTAGCCGGCCGCTCGGGCTCGGCCTTCGCCGCCGAAATCGGCACCAAGAAAGTGCGCGAGGAGATAGACGCGCTCAAAACCATGGGCTTGGAGCCGGTGCGTTTTCTCGTCGTGCCGCGCGTCATCGCCGCGCTGGTGATGACGCCGTTGCTGACCGTGTTCGCCGATCTGGTCGGTTTGATGGGCGGCGCCGTCGTTCTCCTTTCCCTCGGTTTCCCGCTGATTACTTTTTTTCACCAACTGCAATCGGCGGTCTCCTACGGTTCGCCGGTGGGCGGCCTCGTCAAATCATTTTTTTTCGGTATTCTAGTCGCGGCGATCGGCTGCCTGCGCGGTCTGCAAACTAAGAATGGCGCCAGCGCGGTGGGCGAGTCGACCACCCGCGCGGTGGTCAGCGCGATCGTTTTGATCGTCATCACCGACGGAATTTTTTCCGTGATCTATTATTATCTGTGGGTGTGA
- a CDS encoding MFS transporter has translation MNSHASSSSTSRPKIFYGWYIVGVGFLSHLACAFHMSSTLSVFLKPMTEDLGVSRGTFSLLRSGEILISGALAPLVGPLVDRLGGRWLMAGGALSAVIGFLWMSQVGVFWQFLILRWGLVAIGGVFMCHMVVGVTVSRWFVRKRGRAIAIASLGQGAAKVCIPVVTASLFAWVGWRLTWSVFGVVTLFLVVFPALIFMRRSPEDMGLCPDGSADEPDAAAATKSPDDGRSKDHGSAEETLWSWREVIRTRTFWVICFIYGMVNIGIAGLNLHVFAYVTDAGYSTIVAATVLSIIASAQLGSTLIWGFVSERMAIRYATMVMFLVQSAGLALVLVSRHLVPLYGGFFLYGIGLGGGWVLQEIIWASCFGRVSLGVVRGLGIFVTYAFGAAGAPFFGFVHDVSGSYQVSFVSFVIALLVSACLSLAVRTPHKPLAVDQD, from the coding sequence TTGAATTCGCACGCGTCATCCTCGTCAACTTCTAGGCCAAAAATTTTCTACGGCTGGTACATTGTCGGTGTCGGTTTTCTTTCCCATCTCGCCTGCGCGTTTCATATGTCGAGCACGCTGAGCGTGTTTCTCAAGCCGATGACCGAAGACTTGGGAGTATCCCGCGGCACGTTTTCATTGCTGCGCTCCGGCGAAATTCTCATTTCTGGCGCGCTGGCGCCGCTGGTCGGCCCGCTGGTCGATCGCCTCGGCGGGCGTTGGCTTATGGCCGGTGGCGCGCTTTCGGCGGTGATCGGTTTTCTCTGGATGAGCCAGGTCGGCGTTTTTTGGCAGTTCCTGATTTTGCGTTGGGGCCTGGTCGCCATCGGCGGCGTCTTCATGTGTCACATGGTCGTCGGCGTGACCGTGTCGCGCTGGTTCGTGCGCAAACGCGGCCGGGCCATCGCCATCGCCAGTTTAGGTCAAGGCGCTGCGAAAGTTTGTATTCCGGTCGTCACCGCGAGCCTATTTGCTTGGGTCGGTTGGCGTTTGACCTGGTCGGTCTTCGGCGTCGTGACTTTGTTCTTGGTGGTTTTCCCGGCGCTGATTTTCATGCGCCGCAGCCCGGAAGATATGGGACTGTGCCCCGATGGTAGCGCCGACGAACCAGATGCTGCCGCTGCGACAAAATCTCCTGACGATGGCAGGAGCAAAGATCATGGATCTGCCGAGGAGACCCTCTGGAGTTGGCGGGAAGTTATTCGCACGCGGACTTTTTGGGTGATCTGTTTTATCTACGGCATGGTCAACATCGGCATCGCCGGTTTGAATCTCCATGTCTTCGCCTACGTGACCGATGCCGGTTATTCGACCATCGTCGCCGCCACCGTGCTCAGCATCATCGCCTCGGCGCAGTTGGGTTCGACGTTGATTTGGGGATTTGTCAGTGAGCGCATGGCGATCCGCTACGCCACCATGGTGATGTTCTTGGTGCAGTCCGCCGGCTTGGCGCTGGTGTTGGTGAGCCGCCATCTGGTGCCGCTGTACGGCGGATTTTTCTTGTACGGCATCGGCCTTGGCGGCGGCTGGGTGTTGCAAGAAATCATTTGGGCGAGCTGCTTCGGCCGCGTTTCACTCGGCGTAGTGCGCGGCTTGGGCATCTTCGTCACGTACGCATTCGGCGCCGCGGGCGCGCCGTTTTTCGGTTTCGTGCACGATGTCAGCGGCAGCTATCAGGTGTCGTTCGTTTCCTTCGTGATCGCGTTGCTGGTATCGGCTTGCTTAAGTTTGGCGGTGCGCACGCCGCATAAACCGCTAGCGGTTGACCAAGACTAA
- a CDS encoding VOC family protein, translating to MGVQAMAKKGLSHIALKVRDLKKTEEFYIKVLGLKVAFRHPPTMIFLTTPGSGDLLNFVKSSRRRTANQGLEHLGFKVSAAALKRMEQTCQAHNVAIEGRRGKSAFYISDPNGYQIEYYCD from the coding sequence ATGGGAGTTCAAGCCATGGCGAAAAAAGGTCTGAGCCACATCGCGCTCAAAGTGCGCGACCTAAAGAAAACCGAAGAGTTCTACATCAAAGTCTTGGGCCTGAAAGTCGCGTTTCGGCATCCGCCGACCATGATTTTTCTCACCACGCCCGGTAGTGGTGATTTATTGAACTTCGTGAAAAGCTCCCGCCGGCGCACGGCGAATCAAGGGTTGGAACATCTCGGCTTCAAAGTCAGCGCGGCGGCGTTGAAAAGAATGGAGCAAACTTGCCAGGCGCACAACGTCGCCATCGAAGGCCGGCGCGGCAAAAGCGCCTTTTACATCTCCGACCCCAACGGCTATCAGATCGAATACTACTGCGACTAA
- a CDS encoding NAD-dependent epimerase/dehydratase family protein, translating into MLSTVTVLGGYGTFGSRISKALAQHSQARVRVTGRNRDVGENFARTINADFVPCNLDDENSLRQAIRHSHIVIHTAGPFQNRDYSVAKLCIEAGSHYLDLSDARQFVAGISTLDQVARRQRVFVSSGVSSVPAITCALIKELSPEFSNINRIAIGLSPGNQNPRGASTIAAILSYLGRPVTVIENTQEITVLGWGDSQYREFPPPVGSRRVHNCDVPDLELFPKLWNARTVRFYAGVELNVFNYALSTIALLRKLFALERLPRYAPLFSNLSLMLYSYGSKNGSLAVWLSGKNHNDQLIERNIAIVTDDDGPATPSAAAIVLTKKILDHGPPALGAFPCVGYLTLDEIMAHLGPLGIWTVMGDERGWGLRQ; encoded by the coding sequence ATGCTTAGTACGGTAACGGTTCTTGGCGGATATGGAACCTTTGGCTCCCGGATCAGCAAAGCTCTGGCCCAACATTCCCAAGCCCGGGTTCGAGTAACAGGCAGGAACCGTGATGTCGGCGAGAATTTTGCGCGAACGATAAACGCTGACTTCGTTCCCTGTAATCTGGATGACGAAAACTCACTTCGTCAAGCCATACGTCACTCACACATTGTCATTCACACGGCCGGCCCGTTCCAGAATCGAGATTACAGCGTTGCAAAGTTATGCATCGAGGCGGGAAGCCACTACCTCGATCTCTCCGACGCGCGTCAGTTCGTCGCCGGTATTAGCACTCTTGATCAGGTTGCGCGGCGACAACGCGTGTTTGTTAGCTCCGGAGTTAGCTCTGTTCCGGCGATCACCTGCGCGTTGATAAAGGAGCTTTCACCGGAGTTCTCGAACATCAATCGAATTGCCATTGGACTCAGTCCTGGAAATCAAAACCCCAGAGGCGCATCGACGATCGCGGCGATCCTGAGTTATTTGGGTCGGCCAGTAACTGTTATTGAGAATACTCAAGAGATTACCGTCCTTGGCTGGGGCGATAGTCAATATCGTGAGTTTCCTCCGCCGGTAGGATCTCGCCGAGTTCACAACTGCGATGTTCCGGATCTCGAGTTGTTCCCAAAACTTTGGAATGCTCGAACAGTTAGATTTTATGCGGGCGTAGAGTTAAATGTTTTTAACTACGCTCTTTCGACTATCGCATTGCTGAGAAAACTATTTGCCCTTGAGCGCCTGCCGCGGTACGCGCCTTTGTTCTCGAACCTTTCTCTCATGCTCTACTCTTACGGTTCGAAGAACGGCTCATTGGCAGTATGGTTGAGTGGCAAGAACCACAACGACCAGCTGATCGAACGCAACATCGCTATCGTCACCGATGATGACGGACCCGCGACACCGAGCGCAGCGGCCATCGTGCTAACGAAAAAGATTCTCGACCACGGACCGCCGGCCTTGGGAGCCTTTCCTTGTGTCGGATACTTGACACTGGACGAAATAATGGCGCACCTTGGTCCGCTGGGCATCTGGACTGTAATGGGTGACGAACGCGGCTGGGGGCTGCGACAGTGA
- a CDS encoding PA0069 family radical SAM protein, which produces MKTPPPLRGRGSASNPKNRFETIERVPEPSEEYDEISAPHTQFFPDGSKSLIAYNDSPDVGFDASINPYRGCEHGCVYCYARPTHEYLGFSAGLDFETKIMVKEDAPELLRKELSSRKWQPQLLGISGVTDCYQPAEKRYQLTRRCLEVLLEFRNPAVIVTKNHLVTRDIDILLQLAQFDCIGVTISLTTLDAKLASALEPRASSPARRLAAIRKLADAGVPVGYLQAPMIPGLTDAEAPAIALAAKQAGATFSGYVALRLPFAVKDLFEQWLDQHYPDKKEKILHRVREIRGGKLNDPNFKSRMRGEGIYAEQMAKLFQLARKKSGITERWPQLTTEHFRRPGKDQLSLF; this is translated from the coding sequence ATGAAAACGCCGCCTCCTCTGCGCGGCCGCGGCTCGGCGAGCAATCCGAAGAACCGCTTCGAGACGATCGAGCGGGTGCCCGAGCCGTCAGAGGAGTACGACGAGATCTCCGCTCCGCACACGCAGTTTTTCCCAGACGGTTCCAAGTCACTGATCGCCTACAACGACAGCCCCGATGTCGGCTTCGACGCCAGTATCAATCCCTACCGCGGCTGCGAACATGGTTGCGTTTACTGCTATGCCCGGCCGACCCATGAGTATCTCGGTTTCTCGGCGGGCTTGGACTTCGAGACCAAGATCATGGTCAAAGAAGATGCTCCGGAGCTGCTGCGCAAGGAATTATCGAGTCGCAAATGGCAACCGCAGCTGCTCGGCATTAGCGGCGTCACCGATTGCTATCAGCCGGCGGAAAAACGCTATCAGCTCACCCGACGCTGTCTGGAAGTTCTCTTGGAGTTTCGCAATCCGGCGGTGATCGTCACCAAGAATCATTTGGTCACCCGCGACATCGATATACTTTTGCAATTGGCGCAGTTCGACTGTATCGGTGTGACGATTTCGCTGACCACGCTGGATGCCAAGCTGGCATCGGCGCTCGAGCCGCGGGCATCGAGTCCGGCGCGCCGTTTGGCGGCGATTCGCAAGCTTGCCGACGCCGGCGTACCGGTGGGTTACTTACAGGCGCCGATGATTCCCGGCCTCACCGATGCCGAAGCGCCGGCGATTGCCTTGGCCGCCAAGCAAGCCGGCGCGACTTTTTCCGGCTACGTGGCGCTGCGGCTGCCGTTCGCCGTAAAAGATTTGTTCGAGCAATGGCTCGACCAACACTATCCCGATAAAAAAGAAAAAATCCTCCACCGCGTGCGTGAAATCCGCGGCGGCAAGCTCAACGATCCGAACTTCAAATCGCGCATGCGCGGCGAGGGGATTTATGCCGAGCAGATGGCCAAGCTATTTCAGCTGGCGCGCAAGAAGTCGGGCATCACCGAGCGCTGGCCGCAGCTGACGACGGAACATTTTCGCCGGCCGGGGAAGGATCAGTTGAGTTTGTTTTAA
- the nth gene encoding endonuclease III produces the protein MTETNVKKIIDRLEKVHPDAKLALDFTSPLELLIALILAAQARDDLVTKITPELFKANRSAADYANLPLPELEKQIGKINFYRNKAKSIHNCCVQLVERFSGQVPGNFADLISLPGVGRKTANIVLGNGFGQQTIGVDTHVMRLSQRLGFTSKPDPDKIEADLMQIVPAKQRVRFCHLLQYHGRRVCVAKKPKCPQCTIKDLCPFPAKTKSQ, from the coding sequence ATGACCGAAACCAACGTCAAGAAAATCATCGATCGTCTGGAAAAAGTCCATCCCGACGCCAAGCTCGCCCTCGACTTCACGAGTCCGCTGGAATTGTTGATCGCCCTGATCCTCGCCGCCCAAGCGCGCGACGATCTAGTCACCAAGATCACGCCTGAACTGTTCAAAGCCAACCGCAGCGCCGCCGACTACGCCAACCTGCCGCTGCCCGAGTTAGAAAAACAGATCGGCAAGATTAACTTCTACCGCAACAAAGCCAAATCGATTCACAACTGTTGCGTGCAACTGGTGGAACGATTCAGCGGCCAAGTGCCCGGCAATTTCGCCGACCTGATCAGCCTACCGGGCGTCGGTCGCAAGACGGCAAATATCGTCCTCGGCAACGGCTTCGGTCAACAAACCATCGGCGTCGATACCCACGTCATGCGCCTATCGCAGCGCTTGGGCTTCACGAGCAAACCCGACCCGGACAAAATCGAAGCCGACCTAATGCAAATCGTCCCCGCCAAACAGCGCGTCCGTTTCTGCCACCTCTTGCAGTACCACGGCCGGCGCGTCTGTGTCGCGAAGAAACCGAAATGTCCGCAGTGCACGATCAAAGACCTTTGTCCGTTTCCGGCGAAGACAAAAAGCCAGTGA
- a CDS encoding NAD(P)-dependent oxidoreductase, whose product MNILIVGASGNLGSQLTKHLLTTAHRLRLLTHKRPLPFALPTNANAEIVRADLDDPASLRTVCEDIDCIVYLAGVLFQPRPEKFLHRTNTVYAQNLIDAATAGHVKKFILVSFPHVEENTTPDNPAKGELHVEPKSLHARTRLAAEKYLFDACAERSMTPIVLRAGVIYGREVKLIEAARWLMRWRLMAIWRAPVWLHLLALPDFLNIVRVAIDKENLSGIYNLCDDQPLLLQDFLDRLAEHWGYPPARRLPEYCFHAAAAICETVAAMCHSGTPLTHDMIAMGMTSVVADTSRMKRELVGQLAYPTLHQGITIL is encoded by the coding sequence GTGAACATCCTCATCGTCGGCGCATCAGGCAATCTCGGCTCTCAGCTGACCAAGCATCTACTGACGACTGCGCATCGTCTCCGCCTGCTCACGCACAAGCGCCCCCTGCCCTTCGCTTTGCCAACCAATGCCAACGCGGAAATTGTCCGCGCCGATCTCGACGATCCGGCGTCGCTGCGAACCGTTTGTGAAGATATCGACTGCATCGTTTACCTCGCCGGCGTTCTGTTCCAGCCACGTCCAGAAAAATTTTTGCACCGGACCAATACTGTCTACGCGCAAAATCTTATCGACGCGGCCACCGCCGGCCACGTGAAAAAGTTTATTCTTGTCAGCTTTCCCCACGTCGAAGAAAACACCACGCCGGACAATCCGGCAAAAGGCGAATTGCATGTCGAACCGAAGTCGCTCCACGCGCGCACGCGGCTGGCGGCGGAGAAATATTTGTTTGACGCTTGTGCCGAACGGTCAATGACGCCGATCGTTCTGCGCGCCGGCGTGATCTACGGGCGGGAAGTGAAATTGATCGAAGCAGCTAGATGGCTGATGCGCTGGCGCTTGATGGCGATTTGGCGCGCGCCGGTTTGGCTGCATCTGCTCGCCCTGCCGGATTTTCTCAACATCGTCCGCGTCGCCATCGACAAGGAAAACCTCTCCGGCATTTACAATCTGTGCGACGATCAGCCTCTGTTGTTGCAGGATTTTCTCGATCGGCTGGCAGAGCATTGGGGCTATCCACCAGCGCGCCGTTTACCGGAATATTGCTTTCACGCCGCGGCGGCAATCTGCGAAACCGTCGCGGCCATGTGCCACTCCGGCACGCCGCTCACCCACGACATGATCGCCATGGGCATGACTTCCGTAGTCGCCGACACCAGCCGGATGAAAAGAGAACTCGTCGGCCAACTCGCTTATCCAACGTTACATCAGGGCATCACGATACTTTAA
- a CDS encoding alpha/beta fold hydrolase codes for MTDNFEPPAFSGVYREVRGLIELPRLLLRMPILACQPRGASAPVLILPGYGTGDWSTTILKGYLRLLGYRARGWGLGCNRGEVPDLLPRVLKRLASFSRRSEQKVALIGWSFGGYLARELARERPELIRQVITLGTPVIGGPKYTSVAALYRTRGLDLDAIAAEIDRRNLSSLLQVPVTAIYSRADAIVAWQACIDRQTPDIEHVEVTTTHLGMGFSPEVYKIIAQRLAKVSLQSDHRITQMLK; via the coding sequence ATGACCGACAACTTCGAACCTCCAGCTTTTTCCGGCGTGTATCGCGAAGTGCGCGGATTGATCGAACTGCCACGTTTGTTGCTACGAATGCCGATTCTCGCCTGCCAGCCGCGCGGCGCCAGCGCGCCCGTGCTGATTCTTCCCGGTTACGGCACCGGTGACTGGTCGACGACGATTCTCAAAGGCTATCTTCGCTTGCTCGGCTACCGCGCCCGCGGTTGGGGCTTGGGCTGTAACCGCGGCGAGGTTCCGGATCTGCTGCCGCGTGTGTTGAAACGGCTCGCCTCGTTTTCCCGGCGTAGCGAGCAAAAAGTTGCGCTCATCGGCTGGAGCTTCGGCGGCTACTTGGCGCGCGAACTCGCGCGCGAACGTCCGGAACTGATTCGTCAAGTAATTACCTTGGGCACGCCCGTTATCGGTGGGCCAAAGTACACTTCCGTGGCGGCGCTTTATCGCACCCGCGGCCTGGACCTCGACGCCATCGCCGCCGAAATCGATCGGCGTAATCTCAGCTCGCTCTTGCAAGTGCCAGTAACGGCGATCTATTCGCGTGCCGATGCCATCGTCGCGTGGCAAGCCTGCATCGACCGGCAAACGCCAGACATCGAACATGTCGAAGTCACTACCACCCATCTCGGCATGGGATTTTCACCGGAAGTTTATAAGATCATCGCCCAGCGGCTCGCCAAGGTTAGCCTACAGTCCGATCATCGCATAACCCAAATGTTGAAATGA
- a CDS encoding cupin domain-containing protein → MAKIISSPTVIPAAGEPPKIIEEFIGVVNSQTSAVSIAKMTSPCGWREPGQTPEFDEYTIVLRGELQVETRDEVYKVAAGQAIVVHAGEWVRYGTPGPVGAEYIAVCLPAFSPSTVHRDAQ, encoded by the coding sequence ATGGCAAAGATAATTTCCTCTCCCACCGTCATTCCCGCCGCCGGCGAGCCGCCGAAGATTATCGAAGAATTTATCGGTGTGGTGAATTCGCAAACTTCCGCTGTGAGCATCGCTAAGATGACCAGCCCTTGCGGTTGGCGCGAGCCGGGGCAGACGCCGGAGTTTGACGAGTATACAATCGTGCTGCGCGGCGAGTTGCAAGTTGAGACGCGCGACGAGGTTTACAAAGTCGCGGCGGGGCAGGCGATCGTCGTGCACGCCGGCGAATGGGTTCGTTACGGCACGCCGGGGCCGGTGGGCGCGGAATACATCGCGGTCTGTTTGCCGGCGTTTTCGCCGTCGACGGTTCATCGCGATGCGCAGTGA
- the gloA gene encoding lactoylglutathione lyase: MKIVHTMIRVNNLDESLKFYCDGLGMTLLKKKDYESGRFTNVFVGYGSEATDAVIELTYNWDTHAYDIGNGFGHIALGVPDVYKTCDDLRAKGVRIVREPGPMKHGSGAGAIAFLEDPNGYKIELTTRAE, from the coding sequence ATGAAAATCGTCCACACGATGATCCGCGTCAACAATCTCGACGAGAGTTTGAAGTTCTACTGCGACGGACTCGGCATGACACTGCTGAAGAAAAAAGATTACGAGTCGGGTCGTTTTACCAACGTGTTCGTCGGCTACGGTTCGGAAGCGACCGATGCGGTCATCGAGCTTACTTACAACTGGGACACTCATGCTTACGATATCGGCAACGGATTCGGCCATATCGCTCTCGGCGTGCCGGACGTCTACAAAACTTGCGACGACCTGCGCGCTAAAGGTGTCAGGATCGTCCGCGAACCGGGGCCGATGAAACATGGCAGCGGCGCGGGCGCCATCGCTTTTCTCGAAGATCCTAATGGCTACAAGATTGAGCTGACGACGCGGGCCGAATAA
- a CDS encoding LLM class flavin-dependent oxidoreductase has protein sequence MIHLAKVSEEVGFSHIWVGDSHLIWREAYINMAAMMLNTTKVKLGTGVTNPLTRHPSVVASGYATLEEYGPGRMIVGIGLGDSSVETMGMKPSTLANFEKSLQQMRELFAGKEAELPTGKIHLLHPCKNQVPIYIAASGPKMLELSGRIADGIIVLVGVADDYIAHAKEKIAAGAKAAGRKLEDINLVLWVPCAVSETANAKDAVKAHVARVVAHPLPYVLDPSEQKVLEEIRKTYDYYHHMDQQANHAEVIPDWLVDKFAIAGTVDQCRAQIARIKKTGIQQIAIIPYSPPGGSREETIRGFAKAMN, from the coding sequence ATGATTCACCTGGCCAAGGTCAGCGAAGAAGTCGGCTTCAGCCACATCTGGGTCGGCGATTCGCATCTGATTTGGCGCGAAGCTTACATCAATATGGCGGCGATGATGCTCAACACGACAAAAGTGAAGTTGGGCACCGGCGTGACCAATCCGTTGACGCGCCATCCGTCTGTAGTCGCCAGCGGTTACGCGACATTGGAAGAGTACGGTCCTGGCCGCATGATCGTCGGCATCGGTCTGGGCGACAGCTCGGTGGAAACCATGGGCATGAAGCCGTCGACGCTGGCGAATTTCGAAAAGTCGCTGCAGCAGATGCGCGAATTATTCGCCGGCAAAGAAGCTGAGTTGCCGACGGGAAAAATTCACTTGCTGCATCCGTGCAAAAACCAAGTGCCGATCTACATCGCCGCCAGCGGGCCGAAGATGCTCGAACTTTCCGGCCGCATCGCCGACGGCATTATCGTGTTGGTCGGCGTCGCCGACGATTACATCGCTCACGCCAAAGAAAAAATCGCCGCGGGGGCGAAAGCGGCAGGGCGCAAGCTCGAAGACATCAATTTAGTTTTGTGGGTTCCCTGCGCGGTTTCCGAAACGGCCAATGCCAAGGACGCGGTCAAAGCCCACGTCGCCCGCGTGGTCGCCCATCCGCTGCCCTACGTGCTCGATCCCAGCGAACAGAAAGTTTTGGAAGAAATTCGCAAGACCTACGACTATTACCATCACATGGATCAGCAGGCGAATCACGCCGAAGTGATCCCCGACTGGCTGGTCGACAAGTTCGCCATCGCCGGTACGGTCGATCAGTGCCGCGCGCAGATCGCGCGCATCAAGAAAACCGGCATCCAACAGATCGCCATCATTCCCTACAGCCCGCCGGGCGGCAGCAGGGAAGAGACGATCCGCGGATTTGCCAAGGCGATGAATTAA